In Toxotes jaculatrix isolate fToxJac2 chromosome 11, fToxJac2.pri, whole genome shotgun sequence, a single genomic region encodes these proteins:
- the prr18 gene encoding proline-rich protein 18, producing the protein MPFPPISLHQRISSPGRELFGKKKANGVPPQTELTSKSGGEKGGSEKEKQSISWASANLRNLGRKAQQEKSKSPDQKPAAGQETQGKCSWLTVPRPQDSSEGVRRSTSMDSTRQLHGKDEGKKEIQFTLSLTPEAILVIQKRNLEKQMMAKQQKCCASADFRHRRVFPSKKAHGGSKGCAPVAKVESAEQDITAIVKISLLNDQYKYDDVEYEEEDGDVDETVVRKCKEWLKGVENAAALGKVDKLSALPHLKGC; encoded by the coding sequence ATGCCTTTTCCGCCTATCAGCCTCCACCAGCGGATCTCCTCTCCTGGCAGGGAACTATTCGGGAAAAAGAAAGCCAACGGAGTGCCTCCTCAGACTGAGCTCACCAGCAAATCCGGCGGAGAGAAAGGGGGTTCCGAGAAGGAGAAGCAGTCTATTTCTTGGGCCTCGGCGAATTTAAGGAATTTGGGGCGAAAAGCTCAGCAAGAGAAGAGTAAAAGCCCGGATCAGAAACCGGCTGCCGGTCAGGAGACTCAGGGAAAGTGCTCCTGGCTGACGGTGCCCAGACCTCAGGACTCATCCGAAGGAGTCAGGCGCTCCACCTCCATGGACTCCACCAGACAGCTCCATGGCAAGGacgaaggaaagaaggagattCAGTTTACCCTGAGTCTCACTCCTGAAGCCATTCTTGTCATTCAAAAACGTAATTTAGAAAAACAGATGATGGCAAAGCAGCAGAAGTGCTGCGCCTCGGCGGACTTTCGGCACAGGCGAGTTTTTCCTTCCAAAAAGGCGCACGGAGGGTCCAAGGGCTGCGCTCCTGTCGCCAAAGTGGAAAGCGCCGAACAGGACATCACCGCCATCGTTAAAATATCTCTGTTGAATGATCAATACAAGTACGATGATGTGGAGTATGAAGAAGAGGATGGAGATGTGGATGAGACTGTTGTAAGGAAATGTAAAGAGTGGCTGAAAGGGGTCGAAAACGCCGCTGCTTTGGGGAAAGTCGACAAACTTTCTGCCCTCCCGCACCTTAAAGGCTGCTGA